One window of Ictalurus punctatus breed USDA103 chromosome 22, Coco_2.0, whole genome shotgun sequence genomic DNA carries:
- the sfrp1a gene encoding secreted frizzled-related protein 1a: MKPAASLHLWKATTVLALMVNLVPLSLATEYEYPGWKPDSFGGGRAYDKPPQCVAIPDDLRLCHGVGYNQMLLPNLLEHETMAEVRQQAGSWVPLVHKACHPGTRIFLCSLFAPVCMDQPIYPCRWLCESVRQGCEPIMEAYGFPWPEMLACDKFPQNDVCISTPNNTETSTESGYSPVCPPCDNEMKTDAILEHMCASEFAIKTKIKEVKRDNADRKVILQKKKKAVKLGSLKKKDLKTLTLYLKNGADCPCSQLDNLSSAYLIMGRKTDRQYLITSIHKWDKSNKEFKKTLKKLQSHKCPTYEKVFK, translated from the exons ATGAAGCCGGCGGCATCCCTGCACCTCTGGAAGGCCACCACTGTGTTGGCACTGATGGTGAACCTGGTGCCCCTCAGCCTGGCAACGGAGTACGAGTACCCAGGCTGGAAGCCTGATTCGTTCGGTGGCGGGCGAGCCTATGACAAGCCTCCGCAGTGCGTGGCCATCCCAGATGACCTGCGCCTGTGCCACGGTGTCGGCTACAACCAGATGCTGTTGCCCAACTTGCTTGAGCACGAGACCATGGCCGAGGTGAGGCAGCAAGCGGGCAGTTGGGTGCCTCTGGTGCACAAGGCCTGCCATCCGGGCACACGCATCTTCCTGTGCTCGCTGTTTGCACCTGTCTGCATGGATCAGCCCATCTACCCATGCCGCTGGCTGTGCGAGAGCGTCCGCCAGGGCTGCGAACCCATCATGGAGGCGTACGGGTTCCCATGGCCCGAAATGCTCGCCTGCGACAAGTTCCCTCAGAATGACGTGTGCATCAGCACGCCCAACAACACCGAAACATCCACGGAGAGCG GTTACTCGCCGGTCTGCCCACCATGCGACAACGAAATGAAAACCGATGCTATTCTGGAGCACATGTGCGCCAGCGAGTTTG CCATCAAGACCAAAATCAAGGAGGTGAAACGGGACAACGCGGACCGCAAGGTGATcttgcagaagaagaagaaggctgtgaaattgGGATCCCTAAAAAAGAAAGACCTGAAGACCCTCACATTGTATCTGAAGAACGGTGCTGACTGTCCCTGCTCGCAGCTGGACAACCTGAGCAGCGCGTACCTCATTATGGGCCGCAAGACAGACAGGCAGTACCTCATCACCAGCATCCACAAGTGGGACAAATCCAACAAGGAGTTCAAAAAGACCTTGAAGAAACTGCAAAGCCACAAGTGCCCTACTTACGAAAAAGTCTTCAAATAA